The proteins below come from a single Acidobacteriota bacterium genomic window:
- the sthA gene encoding Si-specific NAD(P)(+) transhydrogenase produces the protein MSLQTHEYDLVVIGSGPAGQKSAVCAAKLRKKVAIIDRERFMGGVCVHTGTIPSKMLREAILYLSGFRQRTFYGRGYVVKDRIEMADLVFRATAVMTREVDVIKAQLRRNDITSFEGDARFKDPHTIEIHSEDGVQLVRGEQIMIACGTRPAHSDDIPIDGQRIFDSDQVNSLKEVPRELIVVGAGIIGIEYASMFATLGTKVTLLDLRPTLLDFVDHEIIESLCYQLRQLGTVLRLGEKVVQVGFDQERDRVFAKLESGKIVRGQALLYTIGRQANSDKLNIEAAGLTADARGKLSVNENFQTNVPHIYAAGDVIGFPALASTAMEQGRLASCHMFGKPSKMMSHLIPYGIYAIPEISMVGATEEELTRQKAPYEIGLARYNELAKGQMLGDENGLLKILFDPDSLKLLGVHIIGDRAAEIIHIGQAVLTMGATVEYFRDTVFNYPTLAEAYKVAALDGLNKI, from the coding sequence ATGTCCTTGCAAACTCACGAATACGATCTAGTGGTGATTGGGAGCGGTCCGGCGGGGCAGAAGAGCGCTGTCTGCGCGGCCAAGCTGCGCAAGAAAGTCGCCATCATCGATCGCGAGCGGTTCATGGGTGGGGTGTGCGTGCACACGGGCACCATCCCGAGCAAGATGTTGCGCGAGGCGATTCTGTATCTGAGCGGATTCCGGCAACGCACATTTTATGGCCGCGGATACGTGGTGAAAGACCGCATCGAGATGGCGGACCTGGTTTTCCGCGCCACGGCAGTAATGACGCGCGAAGTGGATGTGATCAAAGCGCAGCTTCGCCGGAACGACATCACGTCGTTTGAAGGCGACGCGCGCTTCAAAGATCCGCACACGATCGAGATCCACAGTGAAGATGGCGTGCAACTGGTGCGTGGCGAACAGATCATGATCGCCTGTGGAACGCGTCCCGCGCACAGTGACGACATTCCGATCGACGGGCAGCGCATCTTCGACTCCGACCAGGTGAACAGCCTGAAAGAGGTTCCGCGCGAACTGATTGTAGTGGGAGCAGGGATCATCGGCATCGAGTACGCGTCCATGTTTGCGACGCTGGGGACAAAAGTCACGCTGCTTGATCTGCGGCCTACGCTGCTGGACTTTGTCGATCACGAGATTATTGAAAGCCTGTGCTACCAATTACGGCAACTGGGCACGGTTCTTCGTTTGGGTGAGAAGGTTGTGCAGGTCGGCTTCGATCAGGAGCGCGACCGGGTATTCGCCAAACTGGAAAGCGGCAAGATCGTCCGTGGGCAGGCGCTGCTCTATACGATCGGACGGCAGGCGAATAGCGACAAGTTGAACATTGAAGCGGCAGGCCTAACTGCTGACGCGCGCGGCAAGCTGTCAGTAAACGAAAATTTTCAGACGAATGTGCCGCACATTTATGCGGCGGGCGATGTAATTGGATTTCCCGCACTGGCCAGCACGGCGATGGAACAGGGACGGCTCGCCAGTTGCCACATGTTCGGCAAGCCGAGCAAGATGATGTCGCACCTCATCCCCTACGGGATTTATGCGATTCCGGAAATTTCGATGGTGGGAGCGACCGAAGAAGAGCTGACCCGGCAAAAAGCTCCGTACGAAATCGGCCTGGCGCGCTACAACGAACTTGCCAAGGGACAGATGCTGGGCGATGAAAATGGGCTGCTCAAAATTCTTTTCGATCCTGATTCCCTGAAGTTGCTCGGCGTCCACATCATCGGCGACCGGGCGGCGGAAATCATCCATATCGGGCAGGCCGTGCTGACGATGGGAGCCACAGTCGAATATTTCCGCGACACAGTATTCAACTATCCGACGCTGGCGGAAGCTTACAAAGTCGCCGCGCTCGACGGCCTCAACAAGATTTAA
- a CDS encoding aspartate carbamoyltransferase catalytic subunit, which translates to MSGARGSLLGIEHLEAAEIFKILKFARRMNPDKPRPLLKGKRVVLIFYEASTRTRTSFELAAKLLGAHTILIQAAGSSIEKGESLLDTGYTVRALGADVIIIRHPNAGAPQVMARHIDIPVINAGDGLHEHPSQALLDAYTILRNKKKFSGLQIAIVGDIFHSRVARSACHLLSKFGAKVILCGPPELAPDIAATLAPGVRVTRHIEDALRGTDVIMLLRVQKERLAGMKMDLPDYIARYQMTAARIKTAKKDAIVMHPGPIIRGLELTSEVADGAQARILEEVKNGVPTRMAILARAVGRMR; encoded by the coding sequence ATGAGCGGAGCGCGAGGGTCGCTGCTGGGAATTGAGCATCTGGAAGCAGCTGAAATTTTCAAGATTCTGAAATTCGCGCGGCGTATGAATCCGGACAAGCCGCGCCCACTGCTGAAGGGCAAGCGGGTCGTCCTGATATTTTACGAAGCATCCACCCGCACCCGCACCTCATTTGAACTGGCCGCAAAACTCCTGGGAGCCCACACCATCCTGATCCAGGCTGCCGGGTCGAGCATTGAAAAAGGCGAGTCCCTGCTCGATACGGGATACACCGTGCGCGCGCTGGGTGCGGACGTCATCATCATTCGCCATCCCAATGCAGGCGCACCGCAGGTCATGGCCCGGCATATCGATATCCCTGTCATCAACGCGGGCGATGGGTTGCACGAACATCCGTCGCAGGCGCTGCTGGATGCGTATACGATCCTGCGCAACAAGAAGAAGTTTTCGGGATTGCAGATCGCCATCGTGGGAGATATTTTTCATAGCCGCGTGGCACGGTCGGCTTGTCATCTGCTCAGCAAGTTCGGGGCGAAAGTGATCCTGTGTGGTCCGCCGGAACTGGCGCCGGATATCGCGGCGACGCTCGCGCCCGGAGTGCGCGTCACGCGCCACATCGAAGATGCGCTGCGCGGAACGGATGTCATCATGCTGCTACGCGTCCAGAAAGAGCGCCTGGCGGGCATGAAGATGGACTTGCCGGACTACATTGCACGCTACCAGATGACGGCGGCGAGAATAAAGACGGCGAAGAAAGATGCGATCGTGATGCATCCGGGGCCGATCATTCGCGGACTGGAACTGACCAGCGAAGTGGCTGACGGTGCGCAGGCACGCATCCTTGAGGAAGTGAAGAACGGCGTCCCTACGAGAATGGCGATTTTGGCGCGGGCGGTGGGGAGGATGCGATGA
- a CDS encoding copper homeostasis protein CutC: MTINVLIEICVEKVAHAIAAENGGADRIELCSDLSSGGVTPSVALMRATREQVRIPIYGMIRPRAGNFIYSDSEFESMKREIQVAKEIGLDGVVLGLLDQTQGMHVDRERTSALVQYAHPLPVTFHRAFDLCADLNDALEAVIATGAIRILTSGGKSHAADGLTNLEHLVTTSAGRIGIMPGGGVRPENAEPILRRTRAREIHSSLDTSCTSPALFEVKVREFKVAIENLARSLG; the protein is encoded by the coding sequence ATGACAATCAATGTCTTAATTGAAATTTGTGTCGAAAAGGTCGCCCACGCCATCGCGGCGGAGAACGGCGGAGCCGACCGGATCGAGCTTTGCAGCGATTTGTCTTCTGGCGGCGTAACTCCGAGCGTAGCGCTCATGCGAGCCACACGCGAACAGGTCCGAATTCCCATCTATGGAATGATTCGCCCGCGCGCCGGCAACTTCATTTATTCCGACTCTGAATTCGAGAGCATGAAACGCGAAATTCAAGTAGCGAAAGAAATCGGCCTCGACGGAGTCGTCCTCGGGCTCCTGGATCAGACTCAAGGCATGCACGTCGATCGCGAAAGAACTAGTGCGCTGGTGCAATACGCGCATCCCCTGCCCGTGACCTTTCACCGCGCTTTCGATCTTTGCGCAGATCTGAATGATGCTCTCGAAGCCGTCATCGCCACCGGAGCAATTCGAATCCTCACTTCGGGCGGAAAGTCGCATGCTGCGGACGGCCTCACTAATCTCGAGCATCTGGTAACGACATCTGCAGGCCGCATCGGGATCATGCCAGGCGGAGGAGTACGCCCCGAGAACGCCGAACCCATCCTCCGACGTACCCGCGCGCGGGAAATCCATAGTTCGCTGGACACGTCCTGCACGAGCCCTGCACTGTTCGAAGTCAAAGTACGCGAATTCAAGGTTGCAATCGAAAACCTTGCGCGGAGCCTCGGGTAA
- a CDS encoding MarR family transcriptional regulator — translation MGTRWGISRTVAQIHALLFLSKETMSAEQIAETLNVARSNVSTSIRELESWGIVHPVHVLGDRREHYESLKDVSEMFVRIIEMRKRRELDPTLQLLRRSLVQLERDPSDDYTRERLQEIAQFFEATSEAYEQIHQLSPETWHALLKARGKLKKLAAVLS, via the coding sequence ATGGGAACCCGGTGGGGCATCAGCCGCACGGTCGCGCAGATTCACGCGCTGCTTTTCCTCTCCAAGGAAACCATGAGCGCCGAACAGATTGCCGAAACGCTCAATGTGGCGCGCTCCAACGTGAGCACGTCGATCCGCGAGCTGGAGAGCTGGGGGATCGTTCACCCTGTGCACGTACTGGGCGACCGCCGCGAGCATTACGAATCGCTGAAAGATGTAAGCGAGATGTTCGTGCGCATCATAGAGATGCGCAAGCGCCGCGAACTCGATCCCACGCTGCAGTTGCTGCGCCGGTCCCTCGTCCAATTGGAGCGCGACCCGTCCGACGACTACACGCGCGAGCGCCTGCAGGAAATTGCCCAGTTTTTCGAGGCTACCAGTGAAGCCTATGAGCAGATTCACCAACTCTCCCCCGAAACGTGGCACGCGCTATTGAAAGCGCGCGGCAAGTTGAAAAAGCTCGCCGCCGTGCTGAGCTAA
- the frr gene encoding ribosome recycling factor, with protein MAPATMAGHPALKETYVQLKTRMDKAVEDFRREMGATRTGRASVRMLDTVTVDYYGEQMPLNQIATVHAPEPQLITVQPFDPSVLGGIEKAIRTADLGLNPMNDGKIIRVPVPPLTEERRKEMVKHLHRILEEHRTAIRNVRRDGNDAIKKAMKDKKIAEDDEKRALEEIQKLTDDEIKKMEDLSRAKEKEVMEI; from the coding sequence ATGGCGCCAGCGACGATGGCAGGACATCCCGCACTCAAAGAGACTTACGTCCAACTGAAGACCCGCATGGATAAGGCTGTCGAGGACTTCCGCCGCGAGATGGGAGCGACCCGCACCGGCCGCGCATCCGTCCGCATGCTCGACACCGTCACCGTCGACTACTACGGCGAACAGATGCCGCTCAACCAGATCGCGACCGTGCATGCGCCCGAGCCGCAACTGATCACTGTGCAGCCCTTCGACCCGTCCGTGCTCGGAGGCATTGAAAAGGCCATCCGCACCGCTGACCTTGGCCTCAATCCGATGAACGACGGCAAGATTATCCGCGTGCCCGTGCCGCCGCTCACTGAAGAACGTCGCAAGGAAATGGTGAAGCATCTGCACCGCATTCTCGAAGAGCACCGCACCGCCATCCGCAACGTCCGCCGCGACGGCAACGACGCGATCAAGAAGGCAATGAAAGATAAGAAGATCGCCGAAGACGACGAAAAGCGTGCGCTCGAAGAGATCCAGAAACTTACCGACGACGAGATCAAGAAAATGGAAGACCTGAGCCGGGCGAAAGAAAAAGAAGTCATGGAAATCTAA
- a CDS encoding M13 family metallopeptidase, with protein MRIIRTVLAVCLLSAFAFSQNSSLHGVDVNDLDRKTDPCTDFAQYANGDWHARNPIPASMTRWSRRWQAGETAKDRLKEILEAIDPATVAKGSTEQLIGDYYRSCMDESKVNARGAEPVKPWFAKIDGAKDMAALQRVLMDLHDIQVVGPFYLTGQQDVHKPTLILADIGAAGFSLPDRDYYLKADDRFKEARAKYVAHIAKMFTLAGWDAKSSAVAAQTVLTLETKFADASIERTAMRDPANLDHNTTFAQLQSMAPHFDWAGYFQHKQIPQDVDMNVDQPKFIQEFDRQLQQTSLADWKVLLKWNLLNSAAEALSSPIETEDFEFFGKYLSGTSEMKPRWKRCAEQTDHYLGEALGKKYVEKYFPPEAKARMQEIVRNLLLAMRDDILSRPWMSDETKEKALAKIATFNPKIGYPDKWKDYSKVEVRRDTFFEDNMAGRQFLTEDDRLTIGQPVDRGRWGMTPPTSDAYYNPALNEIVFPAGILQPPAFDVSAIDALNYGAIGVVIGHEISHGFDDEGAQFDYLGRLRNWWTENDLKQFQVRGACVANQFDNYFIEPGIHHNGKLVLGESIGDLGGAKVAFLAFEKSLEGKPRPANIDGFTPEQQFFIAWGQFRADAIRPETQRLMMESDPHPVAKYRVIGPLSNLPEFQKAFQCKGDAPMVRPADKRCEVW; from the coding sequence ATGCGCATCATCCGAACCGTACTGGCTGTCTGCCTGCTCTCGGCGTTTGCCTTTTCGCAAAACTCATCGTTGCACGGCGTCGATGTGAATGATCTCGACCGCAAGACCGATCCGTGCACGGACTTCGCGCAGTACGCGAATGGGGACTGGCATGCCCGGAATCCGATTCCGGCATCGATGACGCGCTGGAGCCGGCGCTGGCAGGCCGGCGAGACGGCAAAGGACAGGCTGAAAGAGATCCTCGAAGCGATCGACCCGGCAACCGTTGCGAAAGGAAGCACCGAGCAGCTGATCGGCGACTACTACCGGTCCTGCATGGATGAATCGAAGGTTAACGCCCGCGGCGCGGAACCGGTCAAGCCCTGGTTCGCCAAGATCGACGGCGCGAAAGACATGGCGGCGCTTCAGCGTGTCCTGATGGATTTACATGACATCCAGGTGGTCGGGCCGTTCTATCTGACTGGCCAACAGGATGTCCACAAACCGACGTTAATTCTTGCGGATATAGGGGCGGCAGGATTCAGCTTGCCTGATCGCGACTACTACTTGAAGGCGGATGACCGCTTCAAGGAAGCACGCGCGAAGTACGTCGCGCACATCGCCAAGATGTTCACGCTGGCGGGCTGGGACGCGAAGTCGTCGGCCGTGGCCGCGCAGACGGTCCTGACTTTGGAAACGAAGTTTGCTGATGCTTCGATCGAGCGGACCGCGATGCGTGATCCGGCCAATCTGGATCACAACACGACGTTCGCACAGCTGCAATCGATGGCGCCGCATTTCGACTGGGCGGGATATTTCCAGCACAAGCAAATCCCGCAAGATGTCGACATGAACGTGGATCAGCCCAAGTTCATCCAGGAATTTGATCGTCAGTTGCAACAGACTTCGCTCGCCGACTGGAAAGTCCTCCTCAAGTGGAATTTGCTGAATTCGGCCGCCGAGGCACTCTCGTCGCCAATCGAGACGGAGGATTTTGAGTTTTTCGGCAAGTACCTGAGCGGCACGAGCGAAATGAAGCCGCGCTGGAAGCGTTGCGCGGAACAGACCGATCACTATCTCGGCGAGGCGCTGGGCAAGAAGTATGTCGAGAAGTATTTTCCTCCGGAAGCCAAGGCGCGCATGCAGGAGATCGTGCGCAATTTGCTGCTGGCGATGCGCGATGACATCCTGAGCCGCCCTTGGATGAGCGACGAAACCAAGGAGAAGGCGCTGGCCAAGATTGCTACGTTCAATCCCAAGATTGGCTATCCCGACAAATGGAAGGATTACAGCAAGGTTGAGGTTCGCCGCGACACATTTTTTGAAGACAATATGGCGGGACGCCAATTTCTCACCGAAGATGACCGGCTGACCATCGGCCAACCGGTGGATCGGGGGCGATGGGGAATGACGCCACCGACATCCGATGCCTATTACAATCCGGCGCTCAATGAGATCGTCTTCCCTGCCGGCATTCTGCAGCCTCCGGCTTTCGATGTGTCGGCAATCGATGCGTTGAACTACGGCGCCATTGGCGTCGTGATTGGCCACGAGATTTCGCACGGGTTCGACGATGAGGGCGCGCAGTTCGATTACCTGGGGCGTTTGCGAAACTGGTGGACGGAGAATGATCTGAAACAATTTCAGGTACGCGGCGCCTGCGTGGCGAACCAGTTCGACAATTACTTCATCGAGCCGGGCATTCATCACAATGGAAAGCTAGTGCTCGGCGAAAGCATTGGCGATCTGGGCGGAGCCAAGGTGGCATTTCTGGCGTTTGAAAAATCGCTGGAGGGCAAACCTCGTCCGGCGAACATTGATGGCTTCACGCCGGAGCAGCAATTCTTCATTGCATGGGGACAATTTCGCGCCGATGCGATCCGTCCTGAAACGCAGCGGTTGATGATGGAGTCGGATCCGCACCCGGTGGCGAAATATCGGGTGATTGGGCCGCTTTCAAATCTGCCGGAGTTTCAGAAGGCGTTTCAATGCAAAGGGGATGCACCCATGGTGCGACCGGCGGATAAGCGCTGCGAGGTCTGGTAG
- a CDS encoding cupin domain-containing protein, whose protein sequence is MKRFALSTLLLVALVAAFAAAPEVEITAEPSHHLVLENENVRVFQVEVAPKATTLVHRHRHDYLFVTLGDSHVVNQVPEKPPVDLKLSDGETRFVPGNFAHAAQDLSDQPFRNVTIEFLKDDATRTAPSPFPMEGGDREFPGGHIKILFVRDGARVAAVNLDPGATIPSHHHDGPHLLVAVSDLDLRSDVEGKGPLPAKLKAGDVKWVPGGYTHTLTNVGKSPAKLVTVEFPAN, encoded by the coding sequence ATGAAGCGATTCGCCCTTTCAACTTTGCTGCTCGTTGCTCTCGTGGCCGCCTTCGCGGCCGCTCCCGAGGTGGAGATCACTGCCGAGCCATCGCATCACCTCGTTCTCGAGAACGAGAACGTGCGCGTGTTCCAGGTTGAAGTCGCCCCGAAGGCGACCACCCTCGTCCACCGGCACCGCCATGATTATTTGTTCGTGACTTTGGGCGATTCGCATGTCGTGAACCAGGTCCCAGAAAAGCCGCCCGTGGACCTCAAGCTTTCGGACGGCGAGACCCGCTTTGTTCCCGGCAACTTCGCTCATGCGGCTCAGGATCTCTCCGATCAGCCGTTCCGCAACGTGACCATCGAATTCCTGAAGGACGACGCCACGCGCACGGCTCCATCTCCATTTCCGATGGAAGGCGGCGACCGGGAATTTCCCGGCGGTCACATCAAGATTCTTTTCGTGCGTGACGGCGCCCGCGTAGCCGCGGTCAATCTCGATCCCGGAGCGACCATCCCCAGCCATCATCACGATGGGCCGCATCTACTAGTCGCCGTCAGCGACTTGGATCTCCGCAGCGACGTCGAGGGTAAAGGGCCCCTGCCGGCGAAATTGAAAGCCGGCGATGTGAAGTGGGTGCCCGGAGGCTATACACACACGCTGACCAACGTTGGAAAGAGTCCTGCGAAGCTCGTGACCGTGGAATTCCCAGCAAACTAA
- a CDS encoding carboxypeptidase regulatory-like domain-containing protein yields the protein MPDASVRLTALKTGHTKETKSDQDGSFRAEIVHGWFAGRFQLIVSKQGYSTYQQEVRPKTSSNFNVILTPVSK from the coding sequence GTGCCCGATGCGTCAGTACGCTTGACTGCTCTGAAGACGGGTCATACCAAGGAGACAAAATCAGATCAGGACGGCTCTTTTAGAGCGGAAATAGTCCACGGCTGGTTCGCGGGAAGGTTTCAGCTCATTGTGTCCAAGCAGGGATACTCAACCTACCAACAAGAAGTTCGGCCCAAGACAAGTTCAAATTTCAACGTTATTCTCACGCCAGTGTCAAAATGA
- the pyrR gene encoding bifunctional pyr operon transcriptional regulator/uracil phosphoribosyltransferase PyrR — protein MHEKAQLMSASEIERTLIRLAHEILEKNNGIEDLAFVGIKRRGVPLAERLAKIIQRIEKKPVPVGTLDITLYRDDLSTLGPKPVVHKTELEVPIAGKSVVLVDDVLYTGRTTRGALDALFRSGRPKRVQLCVLIDRGHRELPIEAAFVGRMVQTADNQIIEVKLREIDDAEKVLLMEKQ, from the coding sequence ATCCACGAGAAGGCACAGCTGATGTCGGCGTCCGAAATTGAGCGGACATTGATCCGGCTGGCGCATGAAATATTGGAAAAGAATAACGGCATCGAGGACCTGGCATTCGTCGGCATCAAGCGGCGGGGCGTGCCGCTGGCGGAGCGTCTGGCAAAGATCATTCAGCGCATTGAAAAGAAGCCGGTGCCCGTGGGCACACTGGATATCACGTTGTATCGCGATGATCTCTCCACGCTGGGCCCAAAACCGGTGGTGCACAAGACGGAACTTGAAGTTCCCATTGCCGGGAAGTCGGTGGTGCTGGTGGATGACGTACTCTACACGGGGCGCACGACGCGCGGGGCGCTGGATGCGTTGTTTCGAAGCGGGCGTCCGAAACGCGTTCAACTGTGCGTGTTGATCGATCGCGGTCATCGCGAGTTGCCGATTGAAGCGGCGTTTGTCGGACGGATGGTACAGACTGCCGACAACCAGATTATCGAAGTCAAGTTGCGCGAGATTGATGATGCCGAGAAGGTTCTGTTGATGGAGAAACAGTAA
- a CDS encoding nuclear transport factor 2 family protein — protein sequence MKWTVLLLVLAGAVNLFAQDDSEAIKTKVIALEKAWNQAYKLGDTKGLSTLLDDALVLIEDDGSMKTKAQFLASIKGPTANEEQVAPESLTVHVHGQTAIAVGVFAAKGNHGGKPYMRRERFVDTWIQKNGNWVCIATNATPIVH from the coding sequence ATGAAATGGACAGTCCTCCTGCTGGTCCTGGCAGGCGCCGTGAACCTCTTCGCGCAGGATGATTCCGAAGCAATCAAGACAAAAGTGATTGCCCTCGAAAAGGCCTGGAACCAGGCCTACAAACTCGGCGACACCAAGGGATTGAGCACGCTGCTCGACGACGCGCTGGTGCTGATCGAAGACGACGGATCCATGAAGACCAAAGCCCAGTTTCTGGCCAGCATCAAAGGCCCGACGGCGAACGAGGAGCAGGTCGCTCCCGAATCACTCACCGTGCATGTCCACGGTCAGACTGCGATTGCGGTCGGCGTTTTTGCGGCCAAGGGAAATCACGGCGGCAAACCGTATATGCGTCGCGAACGTTTTGTCGACACGTGGATCCAGAAGAATGGAAACTGGGTGTGCATCGCCACCAATGCCACTCCTATCGTGCACTAA
- a CDS encoding DUF393 domain-containing protein, which produces MTGEEPIRGPHSPNTTLILYDGVCGLCNRFVSLLLRHDRHDEFRFAPLQSEFAQSLLQRHGLNQDDLDTVVVLPNFGCTNERVFTRSLAVLCAADRIGGIWRLLTIAKWVPSPLREAIYRFIARHRYCSVGKHDQCPLPRPEDRHKFLG; this is translated from the coding sequence ATGACCGGTGAAGAACCAATTCGTGGCCCGCACTCCCCGAACACGACTCTCATCCTGTACGACGGAGTGTGTGGCCTCTGCAACAGGTTCGTCTCTCTCCTTCTCCGCCACGATCGCCATGACGAATTTCGTTTTGCTCCGCTGCAAAGCGAGTTTGCCCAGTCCCTGTTGCAGCGTCACGGACTGAATCAGGACGACTTGGATACGGTTGTCGTTCTTCCCAATTTTGGCTGCACGAACGAACGGGTGTTCACGCGATCGCTGGCAGTATTGTGCGCAGCCGACCGCATAGGTGGGATCTGGAGGCTGCTGACCATTGCGAAGTGGGTTCCAAGTCCGTTACGGGAAGCCATCTACCGGTTCATTGCGCGTCACCGTTATTGCAGCGTCGGAAAGCATGACCAGTGTCCACTACCTCGGCCCGAGGATCGTCACAAGTTTCTCGGCTAG
- a CDS encoding dihydroorotase, which translates to MKTQSTNSLLIKGGHVIDPAAKIDAPMDILIKDGRVAEVALPNKIKGADEKFDARGLVVAPGFIDLHVHLREPGQTHKETVATGTAAAAAGGFTSVCTMPNTAPVVDSVEWVQWLRSPERNAVVKVFPIAAATEASKGTILTDFRALQRAGAIAVTDDGKPILEDDIMRAALVLGAELSLPVVQHAEDTRLTERCSMHAGAQSFRLGLRGMTSAAESNIVERDVLLATQTPNARLHVAHISTADGLKAVRRGKRARVHVTCEVTPHHFTLTDDNVRDYDSRYKMNPPLRSGADLEAIVAALADGTIDAIATDHAPHASHEKDMEFELAAFGITGLETALALAITKLHKEKHVPLSRVVELFTAGPARCFDLRGRGTLVRGSIADVTIFDPKKKWTYEAAQSLSKSKNSPFDGWQFTGRVVATMVGGTIVYAR; encoded by the coding sequence ATGAAGACTCAATCCACCAACAGTCTGCTCATCAAGGGCGGCCACGTGATCGATCCGGCGGCGAAGATTGACGCGCCGATGGATATCCTGATCAAGGACGGCCGCGTCGCCGAGGTCGCGTTACCGAACAAGATCAAGGGGGCTGACGAAAAATTCGACGCTCGGGGACTGGTGGTGGCGCCGGGGTTTATCGATTTGCATGTGCATCTGCGCGAACCGGGCCAGACACACAAGGAGACCGTCGCGACGGGCACTGCCGCTGCCGCTGCGGGTGGATTCACATCGGTCTGCACCATGCCGAATACCGCGCCGGTCGTGGATTCCGTGGAGTGGGTGCAATGGCTTCGCTCTCCCGAACGAAACGCGGTGGTCAAAGTGTTTCCGATCGCGGCGGCGACCGAGGCCAGCAAAGGCACGATCCTGACTGATTTCCGGGCGCTGCAAAGAGCAGGCGCGATTGCGGTGACCGACGATGGCAAGCCGATTCTCGAAGACGACATCATGCGCGCGGCGCTGGTGCTCGGAGCTGAACTGAGCCTTCCGGTCGTCCAGCATGCGGAAGATACGCGACTGACGGAACGCTGCTCCATGCACGCCGGCGCGCAGTCCTTTCGACTCGGGCTGCGCGGAATGACGTCGGCGGCGGAATCGAACATCGTGGAGCGCGATGTGCTGCTCGCAACACAAACTCCGAACGCCCGTTTGCACGTGGCGCATATTTCGACCGCCGATGGGCTGAAGGCAGTGCGGCGCGGGAAACGTGCGCGAGTCCACGTAACGTGCGAGGTCACTCCGCATCACTTCACGCTTACCGATGACAACGTCCGCGACTATGACAGCCGTTACAAAATGAATCCGCCGCTGCGCTCCGGTGCGGACCTGGAAGCGATTGTGGCCGCGCTTGCCGATGGGACGATCGATGCGATCGCTACCGATCATGCTCCACATGCTTCGCACGAAAAAGACATGGAGTTTGAACTGGCCGCGTTCGGCATCACCGGCCTGGAAACTGCCCTGGCTCTGGCCATAACCAAACTGCACAAAGAGAAACATGTCCCCTTGTCGCGCGTCGTGGAATTGTTCACGGCCGGACCGGCACGCTGCTTCGATCTGCGCGGACGCGGCACGCTGGTCCGTGGATCAATCGCCGATGTCACGATCTTCGATCCGAAAAAGAAGTGGACTTATGAAGCTGCTCAGTCGCTCTCAAAATCGAAGAACTCTCCGTTTGATGGATGGCAATTTACGGGGAGAGTTGTGGCGACGATGGTGGGCGGGACGATCGTGTATGCCAGATGA